Proteins from a genomic interval of Pseudomonadota bacterium:
- a CDS encoding GNAT family N-acetyltransferase, protein MSSENPTDIRVEVCRAHDASPDTLARWEALLPLAAEDNLNFAPTPFYALLEANGDDAASLALLWQGDTLVGVWPFRVRKAFNLPVRQLATYYDSSHMMSSVPLLHADHVDGAVEAFLSWVHRDADVDLFGFDEVTGKSGIAEAIDASAARLGYSVERYAAYERAVLERSTVSFETYLQQSTSGKRRNTLKRKRKKIQAFGTWTVRCFSPSSTAVDAGTTSVTATADWQTLLQDLIDVEARSWKAGHGSAIACNPGVKAFVTALCDYAASTGRLYLIAAYLDDKPVAAQLGLINDNEVMIYKLGYDDQFKAHSPGLLLTYDMICHAMQCEPRLGIDSCGDPAVRLYAETLQQRRAIWKARYGTPALRARLVHGGIRLARLGLHTARNWIDRDDGGPQRRDAA, encoded by the coding sequence ATGAGCTCAGAAAACCCCACCGACATCCGCGTCGAGGTGTGCCGCGCCCACGACGCCTCGCCCGATACCCTGGCCCGGTGGGAGGCGTTGCTGCCGCTGGCGGCCGAAGACAACCTCAATTTCGCGCCGACACCGTTCTACGCGTTGCTCGAGGCCAACGGCGACGACGCGGCGTCGCTCGCACTGCTGTGGCAGGGCGACACGCTGGTGGGCGTCTGGCCCTTCCGGGTCCGCAAGGCCTTCAACCTGCCGGTGCGGCAACTGGCGACCTACTACGATTCCTCGCACATGATGTCGAGCGTGCCGTTGCTCCACGCCGACCACGTCGACGGGGCCGTCGAGGCTTTCCTGAGCTGGGTTCACCGGGATGCCGACGTCGACCTGTTCGGGTTCGACGAGGTCACCGGCAAATCCGGGATCGCCGAGGCCATCGACGCCAGCGCCGCGCGGCTGGGCTACTCGGTCGAACGCTACGCCGCCTACGAGCGCGCCGTGCTGGAGCGCAGCACGGTGTCGTTCGAGACGTACCTGCAGCAAAGCACCAGCGGCAAGCGCCGCAACACGCTCAAACGCAAGCGCAAGAAGATTCAGGCTTTTGGCACCTGGACGGTGCGGTGCTTCAGCCCGTCGTCCACTGCCGTTGACGCGGGCACCACCTCTGTGACCGCGACCGCGGACTGGCAGACGTTGCTTCAGGACCTGATCGACGTGGAAGCGCGCAGCTGGAAAGCGGGGCACGGCTCGGCGATCGCCTGCAACCCGGGCGTAAAGGCGTTCGTCACGGCGCTCTGCGACTACGCAGCGTCGACCGGCCGACTCTACCTGATTGCAGCCTACCTCGATGACAAGCCGGTTGCCGCGCAACTCGGGTTGATCAACGACAACGAAGTCATGATTTACAAGCTCGGCTATGACGATCAGTTCAAGGCGCACTCGCCGGGCCTGCTGCTCACCTACGACATGATCTGCCACGCCATGCAGTGCGAGCCACGGCTCGGCATCGATTCCTGTGGCGACCCCGCCGTCCGGCTGTACGCCGAGACCCTGCAACAGCGGCGCGCGATCTGGAAAGCGCGCTACGGCACCCCGGCCCTGCGCGCGCGCCTCGTGCACGGTGGTATTCGCCTGGCTCGCCTGGGCCTGCACACCGCACGCAACTGGATCGACCGCGACGACGGTGGCCCGCAGCGGCGCGACGCGGCGTGA
- a CDS encoding oligosaccharide flippase family protein, whose protein sequence is MSPFVRHFRNYFSAGLIGSLIGIISFPLLTRSLTVEEYGWIGLVTATLTVFISVGKLGLSSSVIRYFSEAQAAGERALSDLISNIVGATLVLSALSLGLWLLYTQFAVPLLKDGEHTVPLFTIAAALLPIGVVFSIATSVLKADQRSARVSSLTVLDKLGRLALILAVVFTLGATASRILWVAVVVEITVLCVALYWCRQYLVNTRPTLSSPTLRPMVLFGVPLMAKELVGVLLETGDKYIIQGYLGGEALGHYSAAVNVTMYLEWVLLLALDNTIVPQYVKLFEERGRAATQRFLNAAAEIYFIVGLGVFAVFGAAAPALVLLLAGERYAPGLVVIPWLTIGLVHFGALTITGAGAFVLKRPQPLLAWTCVALVFNFCFNLLTVPIWGLQAAAVVTCLASMLQFFGVQWSFRTVFPVALPWAVMATGATVGAVIVVITGAIHTAHPFLDLVARGTVALLSYVAAMLVLSARTRAWVSVALKRQAWDDIQPGESPRG, encoded by the coding sequence ATGAGCCCGTTTGTCCGGCACTTTCGCAACTACTTCTCCGCCGGTCTGATCGGCAGTCTGATCGGGATCATCAGCTTCCCGTTGCTGACCCGTTCCCTGACCGTCGAAGAGTACGGCTGGATCGGGCTGGTGACCGCGACGCTCACCGTGTTCATCAGCGTCGGCAAGCTCGGCCTGTCGTCGTCGGTGATCCGCTATTTCAGCGAAGCGCAAGCCGCTGGCGAACGCGCCCTGAGCGATCTGATCAGCAACATCGTCGGCGCGACGCTGGTGTTGTCCGCGCTGTCGCTCGGCCTCTGGCTGCTCTACACGCAATTTGCCGTGCCGCTGCTCAAGGACGGCGAGCACACGGTGCCGCTGTTCACGATCGCCGCAGCGCTCTTGCCGATCGGCGTGGTGTTCAGCATCGCCACCAGCGTGCTCAAGGCCGACCAACGCAGTGCGCGTGTGAGTTCGCTCACGGTGCTCGACAAGCTCGGCCGACTCGCCTTGATTCTCGCCGTGGTCTTCACCCTGGGCGCCACTGCGTCGCGCATCCTCTGGGTTGCCGTGGTGGTCGAGATCACCGTGCTGTGCGTCGCACTCTACTGGTGCCGGCAGTACCTCGTGAACACGCGCCCCACCCTGTCATCACCGACCTTGCGCCCGATGGTGCTCTTCGGTGTGCCGCTGATGGCCAAGGAGCTGGTTGGCGTGCTGCTCGAGACGGGCGACAAGTACATCATCCAGGGCTACCTCGGCGGCGAGGCGCTCGGCCACTACTCCGCGGCGGTCAACGTCACCATGTACCTCGAGTGGGTGCTGCTGCTGGCGTTGGACAACACCATCGTGCCGCAGTACGTGAAGCTCTTCGAAGAGCGTGGCCGGGCGGCGACCCAGCGTTTCCTGAACGCGGCGGCCGAAATCTATTTCATTGTCGGTCTGGGCGTGTTCGCGGTGTTCGGTGCCGCCGCCCCGGCGCTCGTGCTGTTACTGGCCGGGGAACGCTACGCACCGGGCCTGGTGGTGATTCCCTGGCTGACCATCGGCCTGGTGCATTTCGGTGCCCTGACGATCACCGGCGCCGGCGCCTTCGTACTGAAACGGCCCCAACCGCTGCTGGCCTGGACCTGCGTCGCCCTGGTGTTCAACTTCTGCTTCAACCTGCTGACCGTGCCAATCTGGGGTCTGCAGGCCGCGGCGGTCGTGACCTGTCTCGCGTCGATGCTCCAGTTCTTCGGCGTGCAGTGGTCGTTCAGAACCGTGTTTCCCGTGGCGCTGCCATGGGCCGTGATGGCCACCGGGGCGACCGTCGGTGCGGTCATCGTGGTGATCACAGGCGCGATCCACACTGCCCACCCCTTCCTCGACCTGGTCGCGCGCGGCACGGTGGCGTTGCTGAGCTACGTCGCCGCCATGCTCGTGCTCAGTGCACGCACGCGCGCCTGGGTCTCGGTGGCACTCAAACGCCAGGCCTGGGATGACATCCAGCCCGGCGAATCACCCCGCGGCTGA